The sequence below is a genomic window from Halolamina litorea.
GACCCGCGCGACCAGGTCCTCTATCAGGGGCTCCAGAAGCTGCTGGTGGGCGTGATGATCGTCCTGACCGGCGCGCCGATGGTCTTCGCGAGCCCGATCCTGAGTGCCGACCCGGCGGTCGTGCAGTCGCTCGGGATCGGCGTCCGCGGGGTCGAGGCGCTGCTGTTCGTCCAGATCGCGATCGGTGGGATCCTCCTGCTGTTCATGGACGAGATCGTGAGCAAGTGGGGGGTCGGTTCCGGGGTGGGGCTGTTCATCATCGCCGGCGTGAGCCAGCGACTGGTGGGTGGCCTGTTCTCCTGGAGCGGCCTGACCAGCGGCTCCAGTGACGGCTTCTTCGCCGTCTGGATCGGGATCCTCACCGGCAGCCAGCCGCTCTCGAGCTCGCCGCTCACCAGCGAGGGGCTCTCGACGATCTTCCTCGGCCGCGGGATGATCCTCGCGATGATCACGACGGTGCTGATCTTCGTCGTGGTCGTCTACGCCGAGAGCGTTCGGATCGAGATCCCGCTCTCACACGCCCGCGTGAAGGGCGCCCGCGGGAAGTTCCCCGTGAAGCTCATCTACGCGAGCGTCCTGCCGATGATCCTCGTTCGGGCGCTGCAGGCGAACCTGCAGTTCCTCGGACAGATCCTCCACAGCCAGTGGGCCGGCATGCCCGCGATGCTGGGGGAGTACAACGATCAGGGGCAGGTCACCGAGGGGTTCTTCTGGCTCATCAAGCCGATCCAGAGTCCCCAGGAGTGGATGTGGTTCACCGGCGCGACGGTCACCCAGGATTGGTACTTGGTGCTCGCCCGGATCGGGATCGACCTGACGTTCATGATCCTCGGCGGGGCCGTGTTCGCGATCTTCTGGGTGGAAACCACCGGGATGGGCCCGGAGGCGACCGCAAAGCAGATCCAGAACTCCGGGATGCAGATCCCCGGCTTCCGTCGAAACCCGCAGGTGATCGAGAAGGTGATGGAGCGGTACATCCCGCAGGTCACCGTCATCGGAGGTGCCCTCGTCGGGCTGCTCGCCGTCATGGCGAACATGCTCGGCACCATCGGCCAAGTCTCCGGAACGGGGCTGCTGCTGACGGTCTCCATTACGTACAAGCTGTACGAGGAGATCGCCGAGGAGCAACTCATGGAGATGCACCCGATGATGCGCCAGATGTTCGGTTCGGAGTAACACGGTAGTCCGCGCCCGGCCCGCCGGGCGTCCCCTTCTCGCGTCGGAACCGTCCGACGGCTACGGGCGGTACCGTAGACTC
It includes:
- the secY gene encoding preprotein translocase subunit SecY, with translation MGWKETAEPVLTRMPTVARPEGHVSFRRKLTWTAGILVMYFFLTNVTLYGLRTGQGDFYGQFRSILAGSSGSILQLGIGPIVTASIVLQLLGGADLLGLDTENDPRDQVLYQGLQKLLVGVMIVLTGAPMVFASPILSADPAVVQSLGIGVRGVEALLFVQIAIGGILLLFMDEIVSKWGVGSGVGLFIIAGVSQRLVGGLFSWSGLTSGSSDGFFAVWIGILTGSQPLSSSPLTSEGLSTIFLGRGMILAMITTVLIFVVVVYAESVRIEIPLSHARVKGARGKFPVKLIYASVLPMILVRALQANLQFLGQILHSQWAGMPAMLGEYNDQGQVTEGFFWLIKPIQSPQEWMWFTGATVTQDWYLVLARIGIDLTFMILGGAVFAIFWVETTGMGPEATAKQIQNSGMQIPGFRRNPQVIEKVMERYIPQVTVIGGALVGLLAVMANMLGTIGQVSGTGLLLTVSITYKLYEEIAEEQLMEMHPMMRQMFGSE